A single Bacteroidales bacterium DNA region contains:
- a CDS encoding pyridoxal phosphate-dependent aminotransferase — protein MPLISQKGRSMPASPIRKLVPFSDQAKKRGIRVYHLNIGQPDIETPALALDAVKNFKPKVVEYSHSAGILSYREKLTGYYRKYDIHITPDEILTCTGGSEAILFAMGSCMDVGDEVVIPEPFYANYNGFAINAGVVVKPIPSTIDTGFALPPIAEFEKAITSRTKAILICNPNNPTGYLYSKEELEVLREIVLKHDLFLFSDEVYREFCYDGAVHASVMHLKGLEQNIVLLDSVSKRYSACGIRIGALISKNREVMQTALKFAQARLSPPTLGQVAAEAAIDVPESYFKEVLKEYTARRDVVVEAINRMEGAFCPVPKGAFYAVAKLPIDDSDKFCQWLLEEFNFEGKTVMLAPATGFYATKGRGLNEVRISYVLKTEDLRMAMRCLQEALKVYPGRR, from the coding sequence ATGCCATTGATTTCCCAGAAAGGGCGGAGCATGCCGGCTTCTCCCATCCGAAAACTGGTTCCATTTTCTGATCAGGCAAAAAAAAGAGGGATCCGTGTTTATCATTTGAACATTGGCCAGCCGGACATTGAAACGCCAGCCCTCGCCTTGGATGCAGTGAAAAATTTTAAGCCTAAAGTCGTTGAATACAGTCACTCGGCGGGCATCCTGTCGTACAGGGAAAAGCTGACCGGATACTACCGGAAATACGACATACACATAACGCCCGATGAAATTCTGACCTGCACAGGGGGTTCTGAAGCCATCCTGTTTGCCATGGGTTCCTGCATGGATGTGGGCGACGAGGTCGTCATCCCCGAACCTTTCTACGCCAATTATAACGGATTTGCGATCAACGCGGGTGTTGTGGTCAAACCAATTCCGTCGACGATCGACACAGGGTTTGCCTTGCCGCCGATTGCCGAGTTTGAAAAGGCGATCACTTCCCGGACAAAAGCCATTTTGATCTGCAATCCAAACAATCCGACCGGATATCTCTATTCAAAGGAAGAGCTTGAGGTCCTTCGGGAGATCGTGCTTAAGCATGATCTGTTCCTTTTTTCCGATGAAGTTTACCGGGAGTTCTGCTATGATGGCGCTGTGCATGCTTCTGTGATGCACCTGAAGGGCCTGGAACAGAATATCGTACTGCTGGATTCGGTATCAAAGCGTTACAGTGCCTGTGGAATCCGGATAGGTGCCCTGATCTCGAAAAACAGGGAAGTGATGCAGACTGCCCTGAAATTTGCCCAGGCCCGGTTGAGTCCTCCAACATTGGGTCAGGTGGCAGCCGAGGCAGCCATCGATGTTCCGGAATCCTACTTTAAAGAGGTTCTGAAAGAATATACCGCCAGAAGGGATGTTGTGGTCGAAGCGATCAACCGTATGGAGGGAGCCTTTTGTCCGGTACCAAAAGGGGCTTTTTACGCGGTCGCAAAACTGCCCATTGATGATTCGGATAAATTTTGCCAGTGGTTGCTGGAGGAGTTCAATTTTGAGGGAAAGACCGTGATGCTTGCTCCGGCGACGGGCTTTTATGCCACAAAAGGACGGGGGCTCAATGAGGTCAGGATCAGTTACGTGCTGAAGACCGAAGATCTCCGGATGGCGATGCGTTGTCTGCAGGAGGCATTGAAGGTTTATCCGGGACGGCGTTAG
- a CDS encoding RNA-binding protein has protein sequence MKNLFVSNLGFKITSEDLKSVFEEQGEVISAKVITDNMTGRSRGFGFVEMQNDEEADKAIRELHDAELDGRVISVSVARPRGERDSSSGQRSGGYDRQRNNRY, from the coding sequence ATGAAGAATTTATTTGTGTCAAATCTTGGCTTTAAAATTACAAGCGAGGATTTAAAATCTGTTTTCGAAGAACAGGGCGAGGTGATTTCAGCCAAGGTAATCACAGACAACATGACCGGAAGATCCCGTGGATTTGGTTTCGTTGAAATGCAGAATGACGAGGAAGCTGACAAAGCGATCCGGGAACTGCACGACGCGGAATTGGACGGCAGGGTGATCAGTGTTTCTGTTGCCAGACCCAGAGGTGAACGTGATTCATCATCGGGCCAGCGTTCAGGCGGTTACGATCGTCAGCGCAACAACAGGTACTAA